Proteins from a genomic interval of Odontesthes bonariensis isolate fOdoBon6 chromosome 7, fOdoBon6.hap1, whole genome shotgun sequence:
- the LOC142384566 gene encoding cyclic nucleotide-gated channel beta-1 yields the protein MTKISLEDAETQTGRWTPFIESIKKEAEGVAMATMEERLLQERIEMTRLAEEIARQTAEMAVRQMASEGTSIKLSLGSQEPLEEPEVDLPVLPEEESKVEQSEVTEKEESLPQDEQKVEIEEPEPEEESTPKPISSSPPLEVEPEKACEPEPDPAPEPETEPEPAPQPEPDNKTREASSDVPPVTEQPQKAEDGQVANTNKAGEKEEEAATGDDCGESSSISLRPAVNVEDVDHEKAGEGEAEGGGEGEEKSDIPQILTQQDPKLTTLTVPVTPSGGRQSKGDKDGRNRRTIWTKMLLHSQSEDDDDEVSIPVRAWPSESSLHSTDDNLKERPASSASQTSAVVNERLQELVKMFKERTEKAKEKLIDPDSSDEDSIIASAPQPPPAAAPLEEEEKGMQDGPSGGEGGQGGEMESGAEEGLSGGCCKGKTPRWIRACMHFRFPASIDPFTNLMYVLWMFLVCLAWNWNVWFIPVRWAFPYQTPDNIYYWLLMDYLCDLIYILDITVFQPRLQFVCGGDIVSDKKEMRKNYIKTIRFKFDVASLVPLEIFYFITGINPLLRLPRLLKINSFFEFNERLEAILTKAYIYRVIRTTTYLLYCVHCNACLYHWASAFIGLGSTQWVYNGVGNSYIRCYYFAVKTLITIGGLPDPTSLFEIVFQLINYFVGVFAFSIMIGQMRDVVGAATAAQTYYRTCVDNTIKYMSSYRIPKDVQNRVKTWYNYTWQSQGMLDEQELLTQLPDKMRLDIAVDVNYSIVSKVPLFQGCDRQMIFDMLKSLRSVVYLPGDYVCKKGEVGREMYIIKAGEVQVVGGPDGRTVFATLRAGSVFGEISLLAVGGVNRRTANVIAHGFANLFILDKKDLNEILVHYPESKKLLRKKARKMLNKGKKPEPKEEAKEPPQVPAAPPKPETPKLLRAALEMTERSSGLKGVLAKVKEKTNKSSVSLQPSVSSSLPPPSPAHSSGCVRDSPSPISASSTTFHSTSRCPGSAAPPCASQVHSDTIEKEDASEDEWDEGEKRKDKRLS from the exons ATGACCAAAATATCTCTGGAAGATGCTGAGACCCAGACGGGCCGCTGGACACCATTTATTGAAAGCATCAAGAAGGAGGCTGAAGGTGTGGCTATGGCAACCATGGAGGAACG TCTGCTCCAGGAGAGGATAGAGATGACTCGTCTGGCTGAAGAGATCGCCAGGCAGACGGCTGAGATGGCTGTTAGACAGATGGCCAGTGAGGGAACTTCCATAAAGCTTTCACTGGGGAGTCAGGAGCCGCTTGAAGAGCCTGAAGTCGA TTTGCCAGTGCTGCCAGAAGAAGAAAGCAAAGTGGAGCAGAGTGAAGTCACAGA AAAGGAGGAGAGTCTTCCTCAGGACGAGCAGAAAGTGGAAATTGAGGAACCAG AACCGGAGGAGGAATCCACACCAAAGCCGATCTCATCCTCTCCACCTCTAGAGGTTGAACCAGAAAAGGCCTGTGAGCCAGAGCCAGACCCTgcaccagaaccagaaacagAGCCAGAACCTGCACCACAACCTGAACCAGATAACAAGACCCGGGAAGCCAGTTCAGATGTTCCGCCTGTAACTGAGCAGCCCCAAAAAGCAGAGGACGGTCAAGTCGCCAACACTAACAAGGCTGGTGAAAAA GAGGAGGAGGCTGCTACTGGTGACGACTGTGGTG AGAGCTCCAGCATCAGTCTTCGCCCAGCTGTAAATGTAGAGGATGTTGATCAtgagaaagcaggagaaggcGAGGCAGAAGGAGGGGGAGAAGGGGAGGAAAAGAGTGACATCCCCCAAATTCTCACCCAGCAGGACCCCAAACTTACAACCCTCACTGTCCCTGTTACGCCTTCAGGAGGCCGTCAGAG TAAAGGAGATAAAGA TGGGAGGAATCGTAGGACTATCTGGACAAAGAT GCTGCTACATTCTCAaagtgaagatgatgatgatgaagtaAGCATCCCTGTCAGAGCCTGGCCCAGCGAGTCCAGCCTGCACAGCACAGATGACAA TCTCAAAGAGCGTCCCGCCTCCTCAGCCAGTCAGACCAGCGCAGtggtcaatgagcgactccagGAGCTCGTCAAGATGTTTAAGGAGAGAACGGAGAAGGCCAAGGAGAAGCTAATTGACCCAGACAGCTCAGATGAAGACAGCATCATCGCCT ctgctcctcagcctcctCCTGCAGCGGCACCATTGGAGGAAGAAGAGAAGGGTATGCAAGACGGTCCATCAGGAGGAGAAGGTGGACAAGGAGGAGAGATGGAGAGTGGGGCGGAGGAGGGGCTGTCTGGAGGCTGCTGCAAAGGGAAAACTCCTCGGTGGATACGAGCCTGTATGCACTTCCGCTTTCCTGCCAGCATCGACCCTTTCACCA ACTTAATGTACGTGCTGTGGATGTTTTTGGTGTGTCTGGCCTGGAACTGGAACGTGTGGTTCATCCCGGTGCGTTGGGCCTTTCCTTACCAAACCCCCGACAACATCTACTACTGGCTGTTGATGGACTACCTGTGTGACCTCATTTACATCCTGGACATCACCGTTTTTCAGCCCCGCCTGCAGTTTGTGTGCGGAGGGGACATAGTG AGTGACAAAAAAGAGATGAGAAAGAATTACATAAAAACGATACGCTTCAAG TTTGACGTAGCCAGCCTTGTTCCCCTGGAGATCTTCTATTTCATAACTGGCATCAACCCACTGCTTCGTTTACCCAGACTTCTGAAG ATCAACTCATTCTTTGAGTTCAACGAGCGTCTAGAAGCCATCTTGACCAAAGCCTACATTTACAG GGTGATCCGTACCACCACCTATCTTCTCTACTGTGTCCACTGCAATGCCTGTCTCTATCACTGGGCCTCTGCCTTCATAGGTCTGGGATCTACCCAGTGGGTGTACAACGGTGTTGGCAACAG TTACATCCGCTGTTACTACTTTGCGGTGAAAACTTTGATCACCATTGGAGGTCTGCCAGACCCAACCTCCCTGTTTGAGATTGTCTTCCAGCTCATCAACTATTTTGTTGGCGTCTTTGCCTTCTCTATCATGATTGGACAG ATGCGTGATGTGGTCGGCGCTGCCACAGCAGCTCAAACTTACTACCGCACGTGCGTGGACAATACCATTAAATATATGTCATCTTATCGCATCCCAAAAGATGTCCAAAACCGTGTCAAAACCTGGTACAACTACACCTGGCAGTCACAAGGCATGCTGG ACGAGCAGGAGCTGCTGACTCAGCTGCCAGATAAAATGCGTCTGGATATAGCTGTGGATGTCAACTACTCCATCGTGAGCAAGGTTCCTCTTTTTCAG GGTTGTGACAGACAGATGATTTTTGACATGCTGAAAAGCCTACGCTCTGTTGTTTACCTCCCCGGGGATTATGTCTGCAAAAAG GGCGAGGTAGGTCGGGAAATGTACATCATAAAAGCCGGGGAGGTGCAGGTGGTTGGAGGACCTGATGGGAGGACGGTATTTGCCACTCTTAGAGCAGGATCAGTCTTTGGAGAGATAAG TTTGCTTGCAGTTGGCGGGGTTAACAGGCGCACAGCCAATGTGATCGCTCATGGCTTTGCCAATCTGTTCATACTGGACAAAAAAGACTTGAATGAGATCCTGGTTCACTACCCTGAGTCCAAGAAACTGCTACGCAAGAAAGCCAG GAAGATGCTTAACAAGGGAAAGAAACCTGAACCCAAAGAAGAGGCTAAAGAACCGCCTCAGGTACCAGCTGCGCCTCCCAAGCCGGAGACTCCCAAACTGCTCAGAGCGGCGCTCGAGATGACGGAGAGATCCTCAGGACTCAAAGGAGTTCTGGCTAAAGTCAAAGAGAAGACCAACAAGTCCAGTGTCTCACTACAG CCATCCGTCTCCTCCTCCCTGCCTCCTCCATCTCCGGCCCACAGCTCTGGTTGTGTCAGAGACTCGCCGTCGCCcatctctgccagctccaccacaTTTCACTCGACTTCCCGTTGCCCCGGCTCCGCAGCGCCTCCGTGTGCTTCACAGGTCCACAGCGACACGATTGAAAAGGAGGATGCCAGTGAAGATGAATGGGATGAGGGTGAGAAGAGGAAAGATAAGAGATTGTCATAA
- the fbxl9 gene encoding uncharacterized protein fbxl9 isoform X1 yields the protein MEEGDGEDIIETPELPLEIIVYILSFLHDSDRKDASLVCHKWYNASQDLCFQKNVTFSFPASASSLELVRGLGRKSHCSLKISQLDGFSISRSLLLEVGLCLGSKVESLALPGSSITEASLLSLLPRLTSLQRLDLRGLDSLFMSGAFLSREEHRQQVRSALCGLEELDLSDLRYLSDLTFNRLTGCTPRLCRLLLAGCHIAFEFDPYRGCPVGTVEDSSALLSLRNLKRLLTEQKSTLVALDLSRTSITPESLRTIAQVQDLVLKELYLQGCKELTDYSVEILVKHQPGLLKLDISGCTELTSRSVDAVARGLKSLTHLSLSRDWKITEKGLADLLSIPSLRSLDLSECLHISGTEIVKGLKGSSATRAQLEMLNLKSCTYIRDLAVFSLTQLLGDSLRELDLTSCVNVTDLSVCAIATYLQKLVVLRLGWCKEVTDWGLLGMVQKTQCEHDDETGDKGPRFTRTFGNMGFFKPPRMPFEERPKLVTQNDLQQFKQQAGASLLALKRLQELDLSGCEKLTDSSITQVVHYPDLQRLSLSMLPEITDASLASIGRHCRSLTSLALSQCPGISDRGVALAGPYLHRLQHLYLSCCNNITDRSLFLLMQHCKRLKTVDISRCNNISITTVDLLQSKLPFLENVHYRFIGGTDLTLI from the exons ATGGAAGAAGGCGATGGGGAAGACATTATAGAAACACCTGAGCTGCCCTTGGAG ATTATAGTTTACATCCTGAGCTTTCTTCACGACTCAGACAGGAAGGACGCCTCACTGGTTTGCCACAAGTGGTACAATGCCAGCCAAGACCTTTGCTTTCAG AAAAACGTCACCTTCAGCTTCCCGGCTTCAGCCTCGTCTCTGGAGCTAGTCAGAGGTCTTGGCAGAAAGTCACACTGTAGCCTGAAAATCAGCCAGCTTGATGGCTTCAGTATTTCCAGATCACTCCTTCTGGAG GTTGGTCTGTGTCTGGGCTCCAAGGTGGAAAGCTTGGCCCTGCCTGGTAGCAGCATAACCGAggcctctctgctctctctgctgCCTCGCCTGACCTCACTTCAGAGGCTGGACCTCAGAGGTCTGGACAGCCTCTTCATGTCCGGAGCTTTCCTGTCCAGGGAGGAGCACAGACAGCAG GTCAGGTCAGCTCTGTGCGGTCTGGAGGAGCTGGATTTGTCTGACCTGCGCTACCTCTCCGACCTCACCTTCAATCGGCTCACTGGCTGCACCCCACGTCTCTGCCGGCTCTTGCTGGCCGGCTGCCACATCGCTTTTGAGTTTGACCCGTATCGAGGGTGTCCAGTGGGAACGGTTGAGGACTCCTCAGCGCTACTGTCACTTCGGAACCTGAAGAGGTTGTTAACAGAGCAGAAATCCACCCTCGTAGCTCTGGACCTCAGCAGGACCTCCATCACTCCTGAGTCACTACGCACAATTGCACAG GTTCAGGATTTGGTGTTAAAGGAATTGTATCTGCAGGGTTGCAAGGAGCTGACAGACTACTCGGTGGAGATTCTGGTGAAGCACCAGCCGGGCCTCCTTAAACTGGACATCAGCGGCTGCACTGAGCTGACCAGCAGGTCCGTAGATGCTGTAGCTCGGGGCCTGAAGTCATTGACTCACCTGTCTTTGTCTCGCGATTGGAAGATCACTGAAAAAG GCCTCGCCGACCTGCTGTCCATACCGTCCCTGCGGTCTCTGGATCTGTCCGAGTGTCTGCACATCAGCGGAACAGAGATTGTAAAAGGTTTGAAGGGATCCAGTGCTACCAGAGCACAACTGGAGATGCTCAATCTCAAGAGCTGCACCTACATTCGG GATCTTGCAGTTTTCTCACTCACGCAGCTTCTTGGGGATTCTCTCCGTGAGTTGGATTTGACATCGTGCGTTAACGTCACTGACTTGTCTGTGTGCGCCATAGCCACCTACCTGCAGAAGCTGGTAGTTTTGCGGCTCGGCTGGTGTAAAGAAGTAACAGACTGGGGTCTGCTGGGGATGGTGCAGAAAACCCAATGCGAGCATGATGATGAGACG GGCGACAAGGGTCCCAGGTTTACCCGGACCTTCGGTAACATGGGCTTCTTCAAACCCCCTCGAATGCCTTTTGAGGAGCGACCCAAGCTGGTGACTCAGAATGACCTGCAGCAGTTCAAACAACAGGCCGGAGCTTCACTTTTAGCACTTAAAaggctgcaggagctggacctcTCAGGCTGTGAAAAACTCACTGACAGCAGCATCACACAG GTGGTGCATTACCCAGACCTCCAGCGTCTGTCTCTCTCAATGCTGCCAGAGATCACTGACGCCAGCTTGGCGTCGATTGGCAGGCATTGCCGCAGCCTCACCAGCCTGGCGCTCAGCCAGTGTCCCGGTATCTCTGACCGTGGTGTGGCACTGGCTGGGCCGTACCTCCACCGACTGCAGCATCTCTACCTCTCTTGTTGTAATAACATCACTGACAG GTCATTGTTCCTTCTGATGCAGCACTGCAAGCGCCTGAAAACAGTCGACATCTCAAGGTGCAACAACATCTCCATAACAACAGTGGACCTCCTCCAATCAAAGCTGCCCTTTCTGGAAAATGTCCATTACAGATTCATAGGCGGTACTGATCTTACACTGATTTAG
- the fbxl9 gene encoding uncharacterized protein fbxl9 isoform X2, which translates to MEEGDGEDIIETPELPLEIIVYILSFLHDSDRKDASLVCHKWYNASQDLCFQVGLCLGSKVESLALPGSSITEASLLSLLPRLTSLQRLDLRGLDSLFMSGAFLSREEHRQQVRSALCGLEELDLSDLRYLSDLTFNRLTGCTPRLCRLLLAGCHIAFEFDPYRGCPVGTVEDSSALLSLRNLKRLLTEQKSTLVALDLSRTSITPESLRTIAQVQDLVLKELYLQGCKELTDYSVEILVKHQPGLLKLDISGCTELTSRSVDAVARGLKSLTHLSLSRDWKITEKGLADLLSIPSLRSLDLSECLHISGTEIVKGLKGSSATRAQLEMLNLKSCTYIRDLAVFSLTQLLGDSLRELDLTSCVNVTDLSVCAIATYLQKLVVLRLGWCKEVTDWGLLGMVQKTQCEHDDETGDKGPRFTRTFGNMGFFKPPRMPFEERPKLVTQNDLQQFKQQAGASLLALKRLQELDLSGCEKLTDSSITQVVHYPDLQRLSLSMLPEITDASLASIGRHCRSLTSLALSQCPGISDRGVALAGPYLHRLQHLYLSCCNNITDRSLFLLMQHCKRLKTVDISRCNNISITTVDLLQSKLPFLENVHYRFIGGTDLTLI; encoded by the exons ATGGAAGAAGGCGATGGGGAAGACATTATAGAAACACCTGAGCTGCCCTTGGAG ATTATAGTTTACATCCTGAGCTTTCTTCACGACTCAGACAGGAAGGACGCCTCACTGGTTTGCCACAAGTGGTACAATGCCAGCCAAGACCTTTGCTTTCAG GTTGGTCTGTGTCTGGGCTCCAAGGTGGAAAGCTTGGCCCTGCCTGGTAGCAGCATAACCGAggcctctctgctctctctgctgCCTCGCCTGACCTCACTTCAGAGGCTGGACCTCAGAGGTCTGGACAGCCTCTTCATGTCCGGAGCTTTCCTGTCCAGGGAGGAGCACAGACAGCAG GTCAGGTCAGCTCTGTGCGGTCTGGAGGAGCTGGATTTGTCTGACCTGCGCTACCTCTCCGACCTCACCTTCAATCGGCTCACTGGCTGCACCCCACGTCTCTGCCGGCTCTTGCTGGCCGGCTGCCACATCGCTTTTGAGTTTGACCCGTATCGAGGGTGTCCAGTGGGAACGGTTGAGGACTCCTCAGCGCTACTGTCACTTCGGAACCTGAAGAGGTTGTTAACAGAGCAGAAATCCACCCTCGTAGCTCTGGACCTCAGCAGGACCTCCATCACTCCTGAGTCACTACGCACAATTGCACAG GTTCAGGATTTGGTGTTAAAGGAATTGTATCTGCAGGGTTGCAAGGAGCTGACAGACTACTCGGTGGAGATTCTGGTGAAGCACCAGCCGGGCCTCCTTAAACTGGACATCAGCGGCTGCACTGAGCTGACCAGCAGGTCCGTAGATGCTGTAGCTCGGGGCCTGAAGTCATTGACTCACCTGTCTTTGTCTCGCGATTGGAAGATCACTGAAAAAG GCCTCGCCGACCTGCTGTCCATACCGTCCCTGCGGTCTCTGGATCTGTCCGAGTGTCTGCACATCAGCGGAACAGAGATTGTAAAAGGTTTGAAGGGATCCAGTGCTACCAGAGCACAACTGGAGATGCTCAATCTCAAGAGCTGCACCTACATTCGG GATCTTGCAGTTTTCTCACTCACGCAGCTTCTTGGGGATTCTCTCCGTGAGTTGGATTTGACATCGTGCGTTAACGTCACTGACTTGTCTGTGTGCGCCATAGCCACCTACCTGCAGAAGCTGGTAGTTTTGCGGCTCGGCTGGTGTAAAGAAGTAACAGACTGGGGTCTGCTGGGGATGGTGCAGAAAACCCAATGCGAGCATGATGATGAGACG GGCGACAAGGGTCCCAGGTTTACCCGGACCTTCGGTAACATGGGCTTCTTCAAACCCCCTCGAATGCCTTTTGAGGAGCGACCCAAGCTGGTGACTCAGAATGACCTGCAGCAGTTCAAACAACAGGCCGGAGCTTCACTTTTAGCACTTAAAaggctgcaggagctggacctcTCAGGCTGTGAAAAACTCACTGACAGCAGCATCACACAG GTGGTGCATTACCCAGACCTCCAGCGTCTGTCTCTCTCAATGCTGCCAGAGATCACTGACGCCAGCTTGGCGTCGATTGGCAGGCATTGCCGCAGCCTCACCAGCCTGGCGCTCAGCCAGTGTCCCGGTATCTCTGACCGTGGTGTGGCACTGGCTGGGCCGTACCTCCACCGACTGCAGCATCTCTACCTCTCTTGTTGTAATAACATCACTGACAG GTCATTGTTCCTTCTGATGCAGCACTGCAAGCGCCTGAAAACAGTCGACATCTCAAGGTGCAACAACATCTCCATAACAACAGTGGACCTCCTCCAATCAAAGCTGCCCTTTCTGGAAAATGTCCATTACAGATTCATAGGCGGTACTGATCTTACACTGATTTAG
- the elmo3 gene encoding engulfment and cell motility protein 3 isoform X2, whose protein sequence is MEVMQVVREQITRTLSSKPTSLELFKNKVNALNYSEILKLRQTERLHQEETLAPPVLELKERLKPELLELIRQQRLNRLCQGTMFRKISSRRRQDKLWYCRLSPNHKMLHYDDVEDDAESPPIETLQKKIPVADIKGLLTGKDCPHMKENKGKQSKDVLDLAFSITYDVEEDSLNFIAPSRTDFCLWTDGLSVLLGREMSSESMRSELEILLSMEIKLRLLDLENVPIPDSAPVVPKPPSSYNFCYDFSQTEQ, encoded by the exons ATGGAG GTGATGCAGGTGGTGAGGGAGCAGATCACCAGGACGCTGTCAAGTAAGCCGACATCGCTGGAGCTCTTCAAGAACAAAGTTAACGCTCTCAACTACAGCGAGATCCTCAAGCTGCGGCAGACAGAGCGGCTGCACCAGGAGGAGACGCTGGCTCCGCCTGTACT tgaGCTCAAAGAGCGCCTTAAACCAGAGCTGCTCGAGTTGATCCGCCAGCAGAGACTCAACAGACTGTGTCAGGGAACCATGTTCAGAAAAATCAGCAGCCGGCGCAGACAGG atAAATTGTGGTACTGCCGCCTGTCGCCCAATCACAAAATGCTTCACTACGACGATGTGGAGGACGATGCAGAAAGTCCACCGATAGAAACACTGCAGAAGAAGA TTCCAGTCGCAGACATCAAAGGCTTGCTAACGGGAAAAGACTGCCCTCACATGAAGGAGAATAAAGGCAAACAGAGTAAG GACGTGCTGGATCTGGCATTTAGCATCACCTATGATGTAGAAGAGGACAGCCTGAACTTCATCGCCCCCTCCAGGACTGAT TTCTGCCTGTGGACAGATGGACTGAGCGTCCTCCTGGGCCGAGAGATGAGCAGCGAATCCATGCGCAGTGAGCTGGAGATCCTCCTGTCTATGGAAATCAAACTCCGCCTCCTGGATCTCGAGAACGTTCCCATCCCGGACAGCGCTCCGGTCGTCCCCAAACCTCCGAGCAGCTACAACTTCTGCTACGACTTCAGCCAGACTGAGCAGTAG